The following proteins are encoded in a genomic region of Oryza brachyantha chromosome 11, ObraRS2, whole genome shotgun sequence:
- the LOC102703182 gene encoding stemar-13-ene synthase-like, protein MKYTQHRDELKATVRKQLQGAELSPSSYDTAWVAMVPLQGSPQDPCYPQCAQWILDNQQLDGSWGQSAEVNKETLLSTLACVVALKRWNAGPDHIRRGLNFIGRNFSVAMDGQSVSPVGFNITFSGLLNLATEMGLEIPAMKTDIDGIFYLQEIELARDGGGTVAARKAFMAYVSEGLGRRHDWDLVMPYQRKNGSLFNSPSTTAAAAIYSRNDKALDYLGSLTSKFGGSVPAIYPDNLYSQLRTVNTLEKMGISSDFAYEIRDILDTTYRCWMQNEEEIMSDMTTCAVAFRFLRMNGYDITSDGMAQFAEQSCYDGSIHAYLNDIKPLLELYRSSQVCFSENDLILQKIGSWSAKVLKQQLSSGKISKSLTPEVEYALKFPIYANVEPLEHRGNIERFKTNSFHLLKSGYCGSGADQEILALAVDKFHSAQAVYQQELQYLKSWVEEFRLDELKFARVLPLQSFLCAVAPLFRQELSDARVAWAQNVILTAVVDDFFDGGGSMEEMRNLVALIDKWQKHGEVGFLSQNVEMVFNAVYHTSNRAYAKAAMLQKRSVVDHMAERWAVQARAMMAEAEWVASKHMPATIEEYLSVAEYSFGLGPIVPLSLYLLGHELPEDVVRSGEYARLLRLASIVGRLLNDVATYGTDMGTGKPNAVVLKALRRESGAGVGGGGGGGVSPAFVAAAKEEVKRAIAASRMELQKVVWRDGYVVPRACREVLWQTSKVASVLYGEEEDGYSHGLMMRSMADAVIHDPLQLQPPQV, encoded by the exons ATGAAATATACACAGCACAGAGATGAACTGAAGGCTACAGTGAGAAAGCAGCTGCAGGGAGCCGAGCTATCGCCGTCTTCGTATGACACGGCATGGGTGGCCATGGTGCCGCTCCAGGGCTCTCCCCAGGATCCGTGCTACCCACAGTGCGCCCAGTGGATCCTGGACAACCAGCAGCTCGACGGGTCCTGGGGCCAATCGGCTGAAGTAAACAAAGAAACACTCTTGTCTACGCTGGCATGTGTCGTTGCTCTCAAGAGATGGAATGCAGGCCCAGATCACATTAGGAGag GACTAAATTTCATTGGAAGAAATTTCTCGGTTGCCATGGATGGGCAGAGTGTCTCCCCTGTGGGGTTTAACATCACCTTTTCTGGTCTGCTTAACCTTGCTACTGAGATGGGCCTGGAAATTCCTGCTATGAAAACGGACATCGatggtattttttatctcCAGGAGATCGAGCTAGCAAG GGATGGTGGTGGCACAGTTGCAGCAAGAAAAGCCTTCATGGCATATGTATCAGAAGGGCTTGGGAGAAGACATGATTGGGACCTTGTGATGCCATATCAGAGGAAGAACGGCTCATTGTTCAACTCGCCATCAACCACGGCTGCTGCAGCAATCTACAGCCGCAACGACAAAGCGCTTGACTATTTGGGTTCACTCACTAGCAAATTCGGTGGCTCAG TGCCGGCGATATATCCAGACAATTTATACTCCCAACTTCGCACGGTGAACACTCTTGAGAAGATGGGGATCTCTTCGGATTTTGCCTATGAGATACGAGACATATTGGACACGACTTACAG GTGCTGGATGCAAAACGAGGAAGAAATCATGTCGGATATGACGACGTGTGCAGTGGCATTCCGTTTCCTTCGTATGAACGGTTATGATATCACCTCAG ATGGAATGGCTCAATTTGCTGAACAATCCTGCTATGATGGTTCAATTCATGCGTATCTCAATGACATTAAGCCTTTGCTGGAGCTGTACAGAAGTTCACAAGTTTGCTTCTCAGAAAATGACTTGATCCTACAAAAGATTGGTTCTTGGTCAGCTAAAGTATTGAAGCAGCAACTCTCCTCCGGAAAGATATCAAAATCATTAACACCAGAG gTTGAGTATGCCCTTAAATTCCCTATCTACGCAAACGTGGAACCCCTAGAGCACAGAGGGAACATAGAACGATTCAAGACAAACAGCTTCCATCTTTTGAAATCAGGATACTG TGGCTCCGGTGCAGACCAAGAAATTCTTGCCTTGGCTGTTGACAAATTCCATTCTGCCCAGGCTGTTTACCAACAGGAACTTCAGTATCTCAAGAG CTGGGTGGAAGAATTCAGACTGGATGAGCTGAAATTCGCGCGAGTACTGCCGCTGCAGTCATTCTTGTGCGCCGTTGCCCCGTTGTTCCGACAAGAACTGTCGGACGCCCGCGTCGCATGGGCCCAGAACGTCATACTGAcggccgtcgtcgacgactTCTTCGATGGCGGAGGATCCATGGAGGAGATGAGGAACCTGGTCGCCCTCATCGACAA ATGGCAGAAGCATGGTGAGGTTGGCTTCCTGTCACAGAACGTGGAAATGGTGTTCAATGCTGTTTACCACACGAGCAACCGCGCTTATGCGAAGGCCGCGATGCTACAGAAACGCAGTGTCGTGGATCACATGGCCGAGCGA TGGGCGGTACAGGCCAGGGCGATGATGGCCGAGGCGGAGTGGGTGGCGAGCAAGCACATGCCGGCGACAATTGAGGAGTACCTGTCGGTGGCCGAGTACTCCTTCGGGCTAGGCCCCATCGTCCCGCTGTCGTTGTATCTGCTGGGTCACGAGCTGCCCGAAGATGTCGTCCGGAGCGGTGAGTACGCGCGGCTGCTGCGCCTCGCCAGCATCGTCGGCCGCCTTCTCAACGACGTGGCGACCTACGGGACGGACATGGGGACAGGGAAGCCCAACGCCGTCGTGCTGAAAGCTCTTCGACGTGAATCCGGCgctggcgtcggcggcggaggtggaggtggggtGTCTCCGGCgttcgtggcggcggcgaaggaggaggTGAAGAGGGCCATTGCGGCGTCGAGGATGGAGCTGCAGAAGGTGGTGTGGAGAGATGGGTATGTGGTTCCACGGGCATGCAGAGAGGTGCTCTGGCAGACGAGCAAGGTAGCGAGCGTCCTCtatggagaggaggaagatgggTACTCGCACGGGTTGATGATGCGGAGCATGGCCGACGCGGTGATTCATGATCCGCTGCAGCTGCAACCACCACAGGTTTAG
- the LOC102710826 gene encoding stemar-13-ene synthase-like translates to MLLSSSSCLAGHFPGGASPHGMNYPRKPSNVPPPVVTRATTGVRNNLEVVPNSGILQGMHRDELKATVRKQLQGAEPSVSSYDTAWVAMVPLKGSSHAPCYPQCIQWILDNQQLDGSWSQSAEVNKDILLSTLACIVALKRWDCSPDHIRRGLHFIGRNFSVAMDGQSVSPVGFNITFSGLLNLATEMGLEIPVMKTDIDGIFYLREIELARDGGGTVAARKAFMAYVSEGLGRRQDWDLLMAYQRKNGSLFNSPSTTAAAAIYSRNDRALDYLGSLTSKFGGSVPVIYPDDVYSQLCMVNTLEKMGISSDFACEIRDILDMTYSCWMQNEEEIMSDMGTCAKAFRLLRMNGYDINSDGMGQFAEQSCYDDSIHAYVNDIQPLLELYRSSQVRFSEDDLILENICSWSAKLLKQQLSSRKISKPLVQEIEYALEFPIFATVEPLEHKGNIERFKTNSFQLVKSGHCGSSSANTEILSLAIDKFRSTQSIFQQELQDLNRWVQEHRLDELKFARILPLHACFCAIVPLFPPELFVPRVAWSQNAVLTTAVDDLFDGGGSMEEMRNMVELFEKWDDHAEVGFSSENVEILFKAVYNTTRRMGEMAAQLQNRSVMDHLVELWVVTVRTMMTEAEWVENKYIPATMEEYMPVAEHSFAFDPIIPTSAYLLGEPLPEEAVRSEEYTRLLQHANTIGRLINDVVTLEREMRAGKPNSVVVRAASRVGGAMDPAVVEAAKEEVRRVIRMARWELQRLAFRDGAVVPRRCRELLWHSGKVASVFYREEDAYTKETMRTMANAVILDPLQLQRTRPTPPPC, encoded by the exons ATGTTGCTGAGTTCCTCTTCCTGCCTTGCCGGACATTTCCCTGGAGGAGCTTCACCCCATGGGATGAATTACCCAAGGAAACCCAGCAATGTGCCTCCTCCAGTGGTCACCAGAG CAACAACAGGCGTTCGGAATAACTTGGAGGTTGTGCCAAATTCAGGAATCCTGCAGGGCATg CACAGAGACGAACTGAAAGCTACAGTGAGGAAGCAGCTGCAGGGAGCTGAGCCATCGGTGTCTTCATACGACACGGCATGGGTGGCCATGGTGCCACTCAAGGGCTCTTCCCACGCTCCGTGCTACCCTCAGTGTATCCAGTGGATTCTCGACAACCAGCAGCTCGATGGGTCCTGGAGCCAATCGGCTGAAGTAAACAAAGACATCCTCTTGTCTACATTAGCATGTATCGTTGCTCTCAAGAGATGGGATTGTAGCCCAGATCACATCAGGAGAG GACTGCATTTTATTGGGAGAAATTTCTCAGTTGCCATGGATGGGCAGAGTGTCTCCCCTGTGGGGTTTAACATCACCTTTTCTGGTCTGCTTAACCTTGCTACTGAGATGGGCCTGGAAATTCCTGTTATGAAAACAGACATCGatggtattttttatcttCGGGAGATCGAGCTAGCAAG GGATGGTGGTGGTACAGTTGCAGCAAGGAAAGCCTTCATGGCATATGTATCAGAAGGGCTTGGGAGAAGACAGGATTGGGACCTTCTGATGGCATATCAGAGGAAGAACGGCTCATTGTTCAACTCGCCTTCCACCACGGCTGCTGCAGCAATCTACAGCCGCAACGACAGAGCGCTTGACTATTTGGGTTCACTCACAAGCAAATTTGGTGGCTCAG TGCCTGTGATATATCCAGACGATGTATACTCCCAGCTTTGCATGGTGAACACTCTTGAAAAGATGGGGATCTCTTCAGATTTCGCTTGCGAGATACGAGATATACTGGACATGACATACag CTGCTGGATGCAAAACGAGGAAGAAATAATGTCGGATATGGGGACGTGTGCAAAGGCATTCCGCCTCCTTCGTATGAACGGCTATGACATCAACTCAG ATGGAATGGGTCAATTTGCTGAACAATCCTGCTACGATGATTCAATTCATGCATATGTCAATGACATCCAGCCTTTGCTGGAGCTGTACAGAAGTTCACAAGTTCGCTTCTCGGAAGATGATTTGATCCTAGAAAATATTTGCTCTTGGTCAGCTAAGTTACTGAAGCAGCAACTCTCCTCAAGAAAGATATCAAAACCATTAGTACAGGAG ATCGAGTATGCCCTTGAATTTCCCATCTTTGCAACCGTGGAACCACTAGAGCACAAGGGGAACATAGAACGGTTCAAGACAAACAGCTTCCAGCTTGTGAAATCAGGACACTG TGGCTCCTCCAGCGCCAACACAGAAATCCTCTCCTTGGCCATCGACAAATTCCGATCCACCCAGTCCATTTTCCAGCAAGAACTGCAGGATCTCAACAG ATGGGTGCAGGAACACAGGCTGGATGAGCTGAAGTTCGCAAGGATACTGCCGCTGCACGCGTGCTTCTGTGCGATCGTGCCGCTGTTCCCTCCCGAGCTGTTCGTGCCCCGCGTCGCGTGGAGCCAGAACGCGGTGCTGACGACGGCCGTCGACGACCTGTTCGACGGCGGGGGCTCCATGGAGGAGATGAGGAACATGGTGGAGCTCTTCGAgaa ATGGGACGACCACGCCGAAGTTGGGTTCAGCTCCGAGAATGTCGAGATCTTGTTCAAGGCCGTGTACAACACGACCAGGCGAATGGGTGAAATGGCCGCGCAGCTGCAGAATCGTAGCGTCATGGATCATCTTGTGGAGCTA TGGGTGGTGACGGTGAGGACGATGATGACGGAGGCGGAGTGGGTGGAGAACAAGTACATCCCGGCGACGATGGAGGAGTACATGCCGGTGGCGGAGCACTCCTTCGCGTTCGACCCCATCATCCCGACGTCGGCGTACCTGCTCGGCGAGCCGCtgccggaggaggcggtgaGGAGCGAGGAGTACACCCGGCTGCTGCAGCACGCCAACACCATCGGCCGCCTCATCAACGACGTCGTGACGCTCGAGAGGGAGATGCGGGCAGGCAAGCCCAACAGCGTCGTGGTGCGGGCTGCCAGCCGTGTCGGCGGCGCCATGGATCCGGCGGTCGTGGAggcggcgaaggaggaggtgaggaggGTGATCCGGATGGCCCGGTGGGAGCTGCAGCGGCTGGCGTTCAGGGACGGCGCCGTGGTGCCGCGGCGGTGCAGGGAGCTGCTATGGCACAGCGGCAAGGTGGCGAGCGTCTTCTACCGGGAGGAAGACGCCTACACCAAGGAGACGATGCGGACCATGGCCAACGCCGTGATTCTCGATCCGCTGCAGCTGCAACGAACACGCCCTACGCCTCCTCCATGCTGA